A section of the Tamandua tetradactyla isolate mTamTet1 chromosome 4, mTamTet1.pri, whole genome shotgun sequence genome encodes:
- the TNNT2 gene encoding troponin T, cardiac muscle, which yields MSDPEDAVEEYEEEQEEVVEEQEEAPAEEAEGEAEAEDETEETKAEDGQEEEAKETEDGPVEEFKPKPRPFMPNLVPPKIPDGERVDFDDIHRKRMEKDLNELQTLIEAHFENRKKEEEELVSLKDRIEKRRAERAEQQRIRNEREKERQTRLAEERARREEEENRRKAEDEARKKKALSNMMHFGGYIQKTERKTGKRQTEREKKKKILAERRKMLAIDHLNEDQLREKAKELWQSIYNLEGEKFDLQEKIKQQKYEINVLRNRINDNQKVSKTRGKTKVAGRWK from the exons ATGTCGGACCCGGAGGACGCGGTGGAAGAGTACGAGGA GGAGCAGGAAG AAGTTGTGGAAG AGCAGGAGGAGGCCCCTGCAGAAGAGGCAGAAGGTGAGGCCGAGGCTGAGGATGAGACCGAGGAGACTAAGGCAGAAG ATGGACAAGAAGAGGAAGCTAAAGAGACTGAAG ATGGCCCGGTGGAGGAGTTCAAGCCCAAGCCCAG GCCTTTTATGCCCAACTTGGTGCCACCCAAGATCCCTGATGGAGAGAGAGTGGACTTTGAT GACATCCACCGGAAGCGCATGGAGAAGGACCTGAATGAGCTGCAGACGCTGATAGAGGCTCACTTTGAAaacaggaagaaggaggaggaggaactcGTCTCACTCAAAGACAGGATT GAGAAACGGCGAGCTGAGCGGGCCGAGCAACAGCGCATCCGCAATGAGCGCGAGAAGGAGCGGCAGACCCGCCTGGCT gaagagagggCCCGGcgagaggaggaggagaacagGAGGAAGGCTGAGGATGAGGCCAGGAAGAAGAAGGCTTTGTCCAACATGATGCATTTTGGAGGATACATCCAGAAg ACAGAGCGGAAGACTGGGAAGAGGCAGACGGAGcgggaaaagaagaagaagattcTGGCTGAAAGGAGGAAGATGCTGGCCATTGACCACCTGAATGAAGATCAGCTGAG AGAGAAGGCCAAGGAACTGTGGCAGAGCATCTATAACCTGGAGGGAGAGAAGTTCGACTTGCAGGAGAAGATCAAGCAGCAGAAATATGAA ATCAATGTTCTTCGAAACAGGATTAATGATAATCAGAAAGT CTCCAAGACCCGCGGGAAGACCAAAGTTGCCGGGCGCTGGAAGTAG